In Gemmatimonas sp., one genomic interval encodes:
- a CDS encoding histone deacetylase, translating into MLHLWSSSRYAIELPEGHRFPMAKYALLREGVLREGLVPPERLHDPAPAALDDLLRVHTPQYVDHIRHGTLPYAEQRRIGLPWSEAFVERAFRVVQGTIEATESALRHGVAMNLAGGTHHAFPDRGEGFCTFNDVAVAVRRLQAMGMVRRVAIVDLDVHQGNGTHGCFAGDSDVYTFSMHGAKNFPFHKVPGTRDVELADGTGDDEYLDLLQRHLPEVLRAARPDLVVYLSGADPHEGDRLGRLRLTFDGLMSRDRYVIGSCREVGIPVCTTMSGGYGRDVHDTVAVHLNTVRVLRAFAAG; encoded by the coding sequence ATGCTGCACCTCTGGTCGTCGTCCCGCTACGCCATCGAGCTTCCCGAAGGCCACCGCTTCCCCATGGCCAAGTACGCGCTGCTGCGCGAGGGGGTGCTGCGCGAGGGGCTGGTGCCGCCGGAGCGCCTGCACGACCCGGCGCCGGCCGCGCTCGACGACCTCCTGCGCGTGCACACGCCGCAGTACGTGGACCACATTCGGCACGGCACGTTGCCCTACGCCGAGCAGCGGCGCATCGGGCTGCCGTGGAGCGAGGCGTTCGTGGAGCGGGCCTTTCGTGTGGTGCAGGGCACCATCGAAGCCACGGAATCGGCGCTGCGGCATGGCGTGGCCATGAACCTGGCCGGGGGCACGCATCACGCCTTCCCCGATCGTGGCGAGGGCTTCTGCACCTTCAATGACGTGGCGGTGGCGGTGCGCCGCCTGCAGGCGATGGGCATGGTGCGCCGCGTGGCCATCGTCGACCTCGACGTGCACCAGGGAAACGGCACGCACGGCTGCTTTGCCGGCGACTCCGACGTGTACACGTTCAGCATGCACGGCGCCAAGAACTTCCCCTTTCACAAGGTGCCCGGTACCCGCGATGTCGAGCTGGCCGACGGCACCGGTGATGACGAGTACCTCGACCTGCTGCAGCGGCATCTGCCCGAGGTGCTGCGCGCGGCACGCCCCGACCTCGTGGTGTACCTGAGTGGTGCCGACCCGCACGAAGGAGACCGGCTGGGTCGGCTCCGCCTCACCTTCGACGGGCTCATGAGTCGCGACCGCTACGTGATCGGCAGCTGCCGCGAGGTGGGAATTCCCGTGTGCACGACCATGAGTGGCGGCTACGGCCGTGACGTGCACGATACGGTGGCGGTGCACCTCAACACGGTGCGGGTGCTGCGGGCCTTTGCTGCCGGATGA
- a CDS encoding glycoside hydrolase family 16 protein — protein sequence MRERRSVHRRGALLRIAAVCVAAAGLSAAVAACDTRGNRFGTVATAAASMGNADRPGWTLTWYDEFTDTILNAGKWVAEEGNGFWNADSSAYVSGWGNDELQCYTASPANVRVRDGALRIIARRESVPNVSSRDRTDRCAFSSARLKTRAHDGRELFAQRYGRIEFRARLPEGQGLWPALWLLPLRDAYGTWAASGEIDVMEARGQNPQVVLGTLHYGGQWPNNVHTGMDYTLPNNGRISDWHVYAIEWSPKRIAWFVDDSLYQTQTDWYSGTDSTQKSRGTAPFDQPFYLVMNLAVGGRFLGAPDSTTKFPGELQVDWVRAYEQQQQPKE from the coding sequence ATGCGTGAGAGGCGATCGGTTCACCGCCGCGGTGCGCTGCTGCGCATCGCGGCGGTGTGCGTTGCTGCCGCGGGGCTGAGTGCCGCGGTCGCGGCCTGCGACACGCGTGGCAATCGCTTCGGTACCGTGGCCACCGCCGCGGCGTCGATGGGCAATGCCGATCGTCCCGGCTGGACGCTTACCTGGTACGACGAGTTCACCGACACGATCCTCAATGCCGGCAAGTGGGTGGCCGAAGAGGGCAACGGCTTCTGGAACGCCGACAGTAGCGCGTATGTGAGTGGCTGGGGCAACGACGAACTGCAGTGCTACACCGCGTCGCCTGCCAACGTGCGGGTGCGGGACGGCGCGCTGCGCATCATCGCTCGGCGGGAATCCGTGCCCAACGTGTCGTCGCGTGACCGCACCGATCGCTGCGCCTTCTCTTCGGCGCGCCTCAAGACGCGCGCGCACGACGGGCGCGAACTGTTCGCCCAGCGGTACGGGCGCATCGAGTTCCGGGCGCGCCTCCCCGAAGGACAGGGGCTGTGGCCGGCGCTGTGGCTGCTTCCGCTGCGCGACGCGTACGGCACCTGGGCCGCGAGCGGCGAAATCGACGTCATGGAAGCACGCGGCCAGAACCCGCAGGTGGTGCTTGGCACGCTGCACTACGGCGGCCAGTGGCCGAACAACGTGCACACCGGCATGGACTACACGCTACCGAACAACGGCCGCATCAGCGACTGGCACGTGTATGCCATCGAGTGGAGCCCCAAACGCATTGCGTGGTTCGTGGACGACTCACTGTACCAGACGCAGACCGACTGGTACAGCGGCACCGACAGCACGCAGAAGAGCCGGGGAACGGCGCCCTTCGACCAGCCCTTCTACCTCGTCATGAATCTCGCGGTGGGTGGACGGTTTCTCGGTGCCCCCGACAGTACGACGAAGTTCCCCGGCGAGCTGCAGGTGGATTGGGTACGGGCGTACGAGCAACAGCAACAGCCTAAGGAGTAA
- a CDS encoding gluconate 2-dehydrogenase subunit 3 family protein, which yields MTDFERMSGIDRREAIRRVSVLLGGVAFVGGSQLLTACAGDRPAATDSAQAGATGPAPIGEFSVADQQFLDEVADTILPSTAKSPGAKAAATGPFMALMVTDTYTPAEQRIFREGMAKVEEACKAAHQTGFMQATPEQRTAVLTTLDQEQHAFQKTRKPDEPQHYFRMMKELALLGFFTSEIGYTKAMRYKETPGKYEPCLPYTKGETSWASHA from the coding sequence ATGACCGACTTCGAACGCATGTCCGGGATCGATCGCCGCGAAGCGATCCGACGCGTGAGCGTGCTGCTGGGTGGCGTGGCCTTCGTGGGCGGCAGCCAGCTGCTCACGGCCTGCGCCGGCGACCGCCCGGCTGCCACCGACAGCGCGCAGGCCGGGGCCACAGGACCGGCGCCCATTGGCGAGTTCAGCGTAGCCGACCAGCAGTTTCTCGACGAGGTGGCCGACACCATTCTGCCGTCCACGGCCAAGTCACCGGGAGCCAAGGCCGCGGCGACAGGACCCTTCATGGCGCTCATGGTCACCGACACGTACACGCCGGCCGAGCAGCGGATCTTCCGCGAGGGCATGGCCAAGGTGGAGGAGGCGTGCAAGGCGGCGCACCAGACCGGCTTCATGCAGGCCACGCCGGAGCAGCGTACGGCGGTGCTCACCACGCTCGACCAGGAGCAGCACGCGTTTCAGAAGACGCGCAAGCCCGATGAGCCGCAGCACTACTTCCGCATGATGAAGGAGCTCGCCCTGCTGGGCTTCTTCACCAGCGAGATCGGCTACACGAAGGCGATGCGTTACAAGGAAACGCCAGGGAAGTACGAGCCGTGTCTGCCGTATACCAAGGGGGAGACGAGCTGGGCGTCGCACGCCTGA
- a CDS encoding DinB family protein, giving the protein MYHSLEEFLSHWAFESGDTQKLMDALTDASLSQPMYPGGRNLGRLAWHIAQTIPEMMNKTGLAVDGVGEHEEVPPTAVEIAHGYASAALSLVEEIKAKWTDLTLTTTDEMYGFTWTKAMTLAALMSHQIHHRGQMTVLMRQAGLRVPGVYGPAKEEWEDLGMEPPLI; this is encoded by the coding sequence ATGTATCACTCCCTCGAAGAATTCCTCTCGCACTGGGCGTTCGAAAGTGGCGACACCCAGAAGCTCATGGACGCGCTCACCGACGCGTCACTCTCGCAACCGATGTATCCGGGTGGGCGTAACCTCGGTCGTTTGGCCTGGCACATCGCGCAGACCATTCCCGAAATGATGAACAAGACGGGGCTCGCTGTGGACGGTGTAGGGGAGCACGAGGAGGTCCCGCCTACGGCCGTGGAGATCGCGCACGGCTACGCGTCGGCGGCGTTGTCACTCGTGGAAGAGATCAAGGCCAAGTGGACGGATCTCACGCTGACCACGACCGACGAGATGTACGGCTTCACCTGGACCAAGGCGATGACGCTCGCGGCGCTGATGAGCCATCAGATCCATCATCGCGGACAGATGACGGTGCTGATGCGTCAGGCCGGGCTGCGCGTGCCGGGAGTCTACGGTCCGGCGAAGGAAGAGTGGGAAGACCTGGGGATGGAGCCGCCACTGATCTAG
- a CDS encoding RidA family protein: protein MISRLSPRPVRAAVRPSRCRLSAVTLTALLATALVMTACTAPRPTPAPEPVFIHPDGPPVNPFSPAVRVGDLVFVSGTLGTTGTGLTLVPGGIQPETRQVMENIKRTLAAAGLGMDRLVKCTAYLADLTEWPAMNEVYRSYFTNGRFPARAAVQATLLNGARVELECIAAAR from the coding sequence ATGATCTCGCGCCTCTCCCCTCGCCCGGTTCGCGCCGCCGTGCGCCCCAGCCGGTGTCGGCTCTCCGCCGTCACGCTGACCGCGCTCCTGGCGACCGCCCTGGTGATGACCGCCTGCACCGCGCCCCGTCCCACACCGGCTCCGGAACCGGTGTTCATTCACCCGGACGGTCCGCCGGTCAATCCCTTTTCCCCGGCCGTACGGGTCGGGGATCTGGTGTTCGTCTCCGGCACCCTCGGTACCACCGGCACGGGACTCACCCTCGTGCCCGGCGGCATTCAGCCCGAAACACGTCAGGTGATGGAGAACATCAAGCGCACGCTGGCGGCGGCGGGGCTTGGCATGGACCGGCTCGTGAAGTGCACGGCGTATCTGGCCGACCTCACGGAATGGCCGGCGATGAACGAGGTCTACCGGTCGTACTTCACCAACGGCCGGTTCCCGGCGCGTGCGGCGGTGCAGGCCACGTTGCTGAACGGCGCGCGTGTGGAACTGGAGTGCATCGCCGCGGCACGCTGA
- a CDS encoding PQQ-dependent sugar dehydrogenase, giving the protein MRGFILRRSAAVLLPLVAAASAADAQGQVYRSSAHDYRVVKVVDGLVNPWGMAFLPNGDMLVTERGGRLRIVRGGALVVTPVAGVPAVVAAGQGGLLDVALHPQFASNRLLYLTYSKQMPGGSTTALHLARFENDALVGGKDIFIAESKGRPGHFGSRITFDKSGHLFISVGDRQIAPEGDLAKHPAQDLSNHHGKIIRLNLDGSVPTDNPFAKQAGAKPEIWSYGHRNPQGLLVHPVTGDLWEVEHGPQGGDELNLVEPGKNYGWPVVGFGVNYGPGKAIHASTMAPGMENAKHVWVPSIATSGLLVYTGSKFPEWKGSVFVGGLAGMRVARLTLDGQKAELADNLVRGIGRIRDVRQGPDGFIYLAVDDAQGKPTPVVRLEPVARK; this is encoded by the coding sequence ATGCGTGGTTTCATCCTGCGGCGCAGCGCCGCGGTTCTGCTTCCCCTGGTTGCTGCCGCCAGCGCCGCCGATGCGCAGGGGCAGGTCTACCGGTCGTCGGCCCACGACTACCGCGTGGTGAAGGTCGTCGATGGGCTCGTGAACCCGTGGGGCATGGCGTTTCTCCCCAACGGGGACATGCTGGTGACGGAGCGGGGCGGGCGGCTGCGCATCGTGCGCGGTGGCGCCCTTGTGGTCACGCCGGTGGCCGGCGTGCCCGCCGTGGTGGCGGCTGGCCAGGGCGGCCTGCTCGACGTGGCGCTGCACCCGCAGTTCGCCAGCAACCGGCTCCTCTACCTCACCTACTCCAAGCAGATGCCCGGTGGCTCGACCACGGCGCTGCATCTGGCGCGCTTCGAGAACGATGCGCTGGTGGGCGGCAAGGACATCTTCATTGCCGAATCGAAGGGGCGACCGGGACACTTCGGTTCACGCATCACCTTCGACAAGTCGGGGCACCTGTTCATCAGCGTGGGCGACCGGCAGATCGCGCCCGAGGGCGATCTGGCGAAGCACCCCGCGCAGGACCTGTCCAATCACCACGGCAAGATCATCCGACTCAACCTCGACGGCAGTGTGCCGACGGACAATCCGTTCGCCAAGCAGGCCGGCGCGAAGCCGGAGATCTGGAGCTACGGGCATCGCAATCCGCAGGGGCTGCTGGTGCACCCGGTCACCGGCGATCTGTGGGAAGTGGAGCACGGTCCGCAGGGCGGCGACGAGTTGAACCTGGTGGAGCCCGGCAAGAACTACGGGTGGCCCGTGGTGGGCTTTGGCGTGAACTACGGTCCCGGCAAGGCGATTCACGCCAGCACCATGGCGCCGGGGATGGAGAATGCGAAGCACGTGTGGGTGCCGTCCATCGCCACATCGGGGCTGCTGGTGTACACCGGCAGCAAGTTCCCCGAATGGAAGGGGAGCGTTTTCGTGGGCGGGCTCGCGGGCATGCGCGTGGCGCGTCTCACGCTCGACGGACAGAAGGCGGAACTGGCCGACAACCTCGTGAGGGGGATCGGCCGCATCCGTGATGTGCGCCAGGGGCCTGATGGCTTCATCTACCTCGCGGTGGACGACGCGCAGGGCAAGCCCACGCCGGTGGTGCGGCTCGAGCCGGTTGCGCGCAAGTAA
- a CDS encoding DUF3429 domain-containing protein — MPSRAIWLISLSGLLPFLTCLVLAYGVPAYAESAKTVFLVYSALTLTFLGGARWGAELVRAPERPDLLRLVLSAVPSVLGMFALVPRTAPQVAVGLLLLSSAGQLVWDVQASRAGLLPSWNGRVRTVMTALGTVCTAAMWPLFRG; from the coding sequence ATGCCTTCACGCGCGATCTGGTTGATCAGCCTATCCGGGCTGCTGCCGTTTCTCACCTGTCTTGTGCTCGCCTACGGGGTGCCGGCCTACGCCGAATCCGCCAAGACGGTGTTCCTGGTCTATTCGGCGCTCACCCTCACGTTTCTCGGCGGGGCACGGTGGGGCGCGGAACTGGTGCGGGCGCCGGAACGCCCCGATCTGCTGCGCCTGGTGCTGTCGGCGGTGCCGTCGGTGTTGGGGATGTTCGCGCTGGTGCCGCGCACCGCACCGCAGGTGGCGGTGGGGCTGCTGCTGCTGTCGTCGGCCGGCCAGCTGGTGTGGGATGTCCAGGCATCACGAGCCGGGCTGCTGCCGTCGTGGAATGGGCGGGTGCGCACCGTCATGACGGCGCTGGGCACGGTGTGCACAGCGGCGATGTGGCCGCTGTTCCGCGGGTGA
- a CDS encoding aminotransferase class I/II-fold pyridoxal phosphate-dependent enzyme, which translates to MPSTATRLSVFTESVIRGTTRLANQYGAINLSQGFPDFDPPEVLLEGLERATRGPFHQYAVTWGAPRFRQALAKKIQHFSGLEVDPDQHLVVTCGSTEAMMVAMMTACNPGDKVIVFSPFYENYAADAILSGAEPIYVPLHPPGFGFDEDDLKRAFAQHPKAIVICNPSNPSGKVFTREELLTILRYAEQYDTWIISDEPYEHIIYAPHEHVYVNTLPGAFERTITVNSLSKTYSITGWRLGYVHAPAHVINQAKKVHDFLTVGAAAPLMEAAVGALELPPSYYEGLTTLYTAKRELFLDILRTTGLPFTEPQGAYYVMVDISALGFADDTAASEWLIKDVGVAGVPGSSFFREPVKHLIRFHFAKREETLRAAGERLGSLAVRANAGR; encoded by the coding sequence ATGCCTTCCACCGCCACCCGCCTGTCCGTCTTCACGGAATCCGTCATTCGCGGCACCACCCGCCTCGCGAACCAGTACGGCGCCATCAACCTCTCGCAGGGGTTCCCCGATTTCGATCCCCCCGAGGTGCTGCTGGAGGGGCTCGAGCGCGCCACGCGCGGCCCCTTTCACCAGTATGCCGTCACCTGGGGCGCCCCGCGGTTCCGGCAGGCGCTGGCGAAGAAGATCCAGCACTTCTCCGGCCTCGAGGTGGACCCCGACCAGCATCTGGTCGTGACGTGCGGCAGCACCGAAGCGATGATGGTGGCCATGATGACGGCCTGCAATCCGGGGGACAAGGTCATCGTCTTCTCGCCGTTCTACGAGAACTACGCCGCCGACGCCATTCTCTCGGGGGCGGAGCCGATTTACGTGCCGCTGCATCCGCCCGGCTTCGGCTTCGACGAGGACGATCTCAAGCGGGCGTTTGCGCAGCACCCGAAGGCGATCGTCATCTGCAATCCCTCGAATCCGAGCGGCAAGGTGTTCACGCGCGAGGAGCTGCTCACCATTCTGCGCTACGCCGAGCAGTACGATACCTGGATCATCTCCGACGAGCCGTACGAGCACATCATCTACGCGCCGCACGAGCACGTGTACGTCAACACGCTGCCGGGCGCCTTCGAGCGCACGATCACGGTGAACTCGCTGTCGAAGACGTACTCCATCACCGGGTGGCGTCTGGGGTACGTGCACGCGCCGGCGCACGTGATCAATCAGGCGAAGAAGGTGCACGACTTCCTCACGGTGGGCGCGGCCGCGCCGCTCATGGAAGCCGCCGTGGGCGCGCTCGAACTGCCGCCGTCGTACTACGAGGGGCTCACCACGCTGTACACGGCCAAGCGCGAACTCTTCCTCGACATTCTGCGCACCACCGGGCTACCCTTCACGGAACCGCAGGGCGCGTACTACGTGATGGTGGACATCAGTGCGCTCGGCTTTGCCGACGATACGGCCGCCAGCGAGTGGCTGATCAAGGACGTCGGGGTGGCCGGCGTGCCCGGGTCAAGCTTCTTCCGCGAACCGGTGAAGCATCTCATTCGCTTCCACTTCGCCAAGCGCGAGGAAACGCTGCGCGCCGCCGGCGAGCGACTCGGCTCCCTCGCCGTGCGCGCGAACGCGGGACGCTGA
- a CDS encoding GMC family oxidoreductase, producing the protein MQAAQTTEFDAIVVGSGISGGWAAKELTEKGLKVLLLERGHNIDHITGYKNATKGPWEYPHRGGRTKQMEADYPVLRRDYPLNEKNLDYWANDKDSPYTEVKRFDWYRGYHLGGRSLMWGRQSYRWSDFDFEANAKEGLAVDWPLRYRDIAPWYSYVEKHAGIQGTRENLPQLPDSEFLPGFALNCGEQHVAEQIKKSYGGKRHLIIGRSANLTQPLPGRGQCQTRDACWLGCIFGAYFSTQSSTLPAAQKTGNLTLKVNSIVHELVYDKNTKKVSGVRVVDAVTKEATEYKAKIFFLCASTLNSTWLLMRSARDIWPEGLGSSSGELGHNLMDHHFRLGAGGRIEGFDDKYYYGRRPTGFYIPRWQNLFGDKRPYLRGFGYQGSASREGWGRAVAELGIGGDFKDEMAQPGEWTIGATAFGEMLPDHSNKISIDETKTDKWGLPVLKIDCEIKENERLMRKDMTVEMAEMLENSGVKDVKTYDGGYAPGMGIHEMGTARMGRDPKTSVLNGNNQVWDALNVFVTDGSCMTSAAAVNPSLTYMALTARAAEFAVNALKRREL; encoded by the coding sequence GTGCAGGCTGCACAGACGACGGAGTTCGACGCGATTGTCGTGGGCTCCGGCATTTCGGGCGGTTGGGCCGCCAAGGAACTCACCGAAAAGGGGCTCAAGGTCCTGCTGCTCGAGCGTGGGCACAACATCGACCACATCACCGGCTACAAGAACGCCACCAAGGGGCCGTGGGAGTATCCGCATCGCGGCGGGCGCACCAAGCAGATGGAAGCCGACTACCCCGTGCTGCGCCGTGACTATCCCCTGAACGAGAAGAACCTCGACTACTGGGCGAACGACAAGGACAGCCCGTACACCGAGGTGAAGCGTTTCGACTGGTACCGCGGCTACCACCTCGGCGGTCGCTCACTCATGTGGGGACGCCAGAGCTACCGCTGGAGCGACTTCGACTTCGAGGCGAACGCCAAGGAGGGGCTCGCGGTGGACTGGCCCCTCCGCTACCGCGACATCGCGCCGTGGTACTCCTACGTGGAGAAGCACGCGGGCATTCAGGGAACGCGCGAGAACCTGCCGCAGCTCCCCGACAGTGAATTCCTTCCCGGGTTCGCGCTCAACTGCGGCGAGCAGCATGTGGCCGAGCAGATCAAGAAGAGCTACGGCGGCAAGCGTCACCTCATCATTGGTCGCAGCGCCAACCTCACGCAGCCGCTCCCCGGCCGCGGACAGTGCCAGACGCGCGATGCCTGCTGGTTGGGGTGCATTTTCGGCGCGTATTTCAGCACGCAGTCGAGCACGCTGCCGGCCGCGCAGAAGACGGGCAATCTCACGCTCAAGGTGAACAGCATCGTGCACGAGCTCGTGTACGACAAGAACACCAAGAAGGTGAGCGGGGTGCGGGTGGTGGATGCGGTCACGAAGGAAGCCACCGAGTACAAGGCCAAGATCTTCTTCCTCTGCGCGTCGACGCTCAACAGCACCTGGCTGCTCATGCGCTCGGCGCGCGACATCTGGCCCGAGGGGCTTGGCAGCAGCAGCGGCGAGTTGGGGCATAACCTCATGGACCACCACTTCCGCCTCGGCGCGGGCGGTCGGATCGAAGGGTTCGACGACAAGTACTACTACGGCCGTCGTCCCACGGGCTTTTACATCCCGCGCTGGCAGAACCTGTTCGGCGACAAGCGGCCGTACCTGCGCGGCTTCGGCTATCAGGGCAGTGCCAGCCGCGAAGGGTGGGGGCGCGCCGTGGCCGAGCTGGGCATCGGTGGCGACTTCAAGGACGAGATGGCGCAGCCGGGCGAGTGGACCATTGGCGCCACCGCCTTCGGCGAAATGCTCCCCGACCACAGCAACAAGATCAGCATCGACGAGACCAAGACCGACAAGTGGGGGCTGCCCGTGCTCAAGATCGATTGCGAGATCAAGGAGAACGAGCGGCTCATGCGCAAGGACATGACCGTCGAGATGGCGGAGATGCTCGAGAACAGCGGCGTGAAGGACGTGAAGACGTACGACGGTGGCTATGCGCCCGGCATGGGGATTCACGAGATGGGGACGGCCCGCATGGGGCGCGACCCGAAGACGTCGGTGCTGAACGGCAACAACCAGGTGTGGGATGCGCTCAACGTGTTCGTCACCGACGGGTCGTGCATGACGTCGGCCGCGGCGGTGAATCCCTCGCTCACCTACATGGCGTTGACGGCGCGTGCGGCGGAGTTTGCCGTGAACGCGCTCAAGCGCCGCGAACTGTAA